DNA sequence from the Candidatus Methanomethylicota archaeon genome:
AAACAATATTCACTTCTATTAAAATTATATGAAAATTCAATAGAAACAACCATAAGGAGTGTTAATAAGTCTCAAAGCGAACTTGCTAACGAACTTGGAATAACAAGACAAGCATTAAGTGTACATTTAAGAAAGTTAAAAGAGAAGAACCTTGTCAGAACGGGTAGAGGGTTTATAGATCTTACTGAAAAAGCACTTAACATTATTGAAGAAAAAGCTAATGAATCATTTGTAATAATTAAAGTTCAGCCACAAAAGAGAAACCAGGTATATGAA
Encoded proteins:
- a CDS encoding Lrp/AsnC family transcriptional regulator, which codes for MDKGKMFLTEKQYSLLLKLYENSIETTIRSVNKSQSELANELGITRQALSVHLRKLKEKNLVRTGRGFIDLTEKALNIIEEKANESFVIIKVQPQKRNQVYEQISKISCLKRAYRVTGEIDLIAVVNQSSLDEFLKEISKIDGITFTSAHVVITKLK